A genomic region of Chitinimonas arctica contains the following coding sequences:
- a CDS encoding bifunctional diguanylate cyclase/phosphodiesterase: MQLPFFRTLRAKLVLAILLVQFVVLGVLLTSVSRVWSEMVLKATDVRIQELSRLLNAALAPPMASLDYAPAAELLDGVRTPEGIDYLVLYDRQGRVVAARGWDVGAADNGALPPIDDLRQLSGSDTIPPIVNVSTPIELAGQRYGLLRFGISTELLRETADRIVWQIVSVVVVGAVLSALFLALIGFWLTRRLYYLIDAAEQQTSAGTTERIQVEGEDEIGLLAQRFNQMSSGIQERLDALKQSEEKFLAIADYTYGVELWLDPEGKLVWVNASVTRLTGYTVRECMEMQRFPVPLAALEERSKLSAAVDTALTGTAGQDFEFRAMQRDGKTFWASMSWQPIYDAQANYLGIRASINDNSQFKEDRLALKRAVYELQQSQALNQIYLSRAEGERARLTALLSAMRFGVLFVDNDNIVIFHNPAFKTLWLIDDSTPIIDKPIGQVLQTALNRPAHYDFATHLEASEAMATMDVYPGDLSMNDGRIVTQHCYSVRDETGIYTGRLWVYEDVTQEHILNERMVFLAERDALTGLYNRHAFQEQLAAMLTEAERNQEGLAVLYFDLDEFKYVNDTFGHGAGDELLKRVAQDISAQVRRNEFFARLGGDEFAILVPSCDEAEASHLAARIVASVSSIQLNVDNQPLRLSSSLGVALYPLHAEQAEELVAHADTAMYHAKSAGKATWRMYQAERDASREIVNRLTWNERIQQALENDGFVLYFQGIYEARTLEVAHLEALVRMKDPNNPGQIIPPGHFIPHAEKSGKILDIDRWVLGETIRLLAANPAMPSVAVNISGRSFDETSLPNFISDMLCDYDVPPERLMVELTETAAVSDMRDAQRFIEALRATGCTVCLDDFGAGFSSFAYLKHLKAHVLKIDGLFIRDLPRDHDSQVFVKGMAAIARDMGKKTVAEFVENEETLLMLVEFGVDMVQGYYLDKPSPDHPALRAGGSMVAQR, from the coding sequence ATGCAGCTTCCATTTTTCCGCACGCTACGCGCCAAGCTGGTCTTGGCCATCTTGCTGGTGCAATTTGTCGTCCTGGGCGTGCTGCTGACCAGCGTCAGCAGGGTCTGGTCGGAAATGGTGCTCAAGGCCACCGATGTGCGGATACAGGAGCTGTCGCGCCTGCTCAATGCCGCACTGGCGCCGCCCATGGCCTCGCTCGACTATGCCCCCGCGGCCGAACTGCTGGACGGCGTGCGCACCCCCGAGGGCATCGACTACCTGGTCTTGTATGATCGCCAGGGAAGGGTGGTGGCGGCGCGCGGCTGGGATGTGGGTGCCGCGGACAATGGCGCCTTGCCGCCTATCGACGATCTGCGCCAACTCAGCGGCAGCGACACCATCCCCCCCATCGTCAATGTCAGCACCCCGATCGAACTGGCCGGCCAGCGTTATGGCTTGCTGCGTTTCGGCATTTCCACCGAATTACTGCGCGAAACAGCCGACCGCATCGTCTGGCAGATCGTCAGCGTGGTGGTGGTGGGCGCGGTGTTGTCGGCGCTGTTTTTGGCCCTGATCGGTTTCTGGCTGACCCGGCGGCTGTATTACCTGATCGACGCCGCCGAACAGCAAACCAGCGCTGGTACCACCGAGCGCATCCAGGTCGAAGGCGAGGATGAAATCGGCCTGCTGGCGCAGCGCTTCAACCAGATGTCCAGCGGTATCCAGGAGCGGCTCGACGCGCTCAAGCAAAGCGAAGAGAAGTTTCTCGCCATCGCCGACTACACCTATGGCGTGGAACTGTGGCTGGACCCCGAGGGCAAGCTGGTCTGGGTGAATGCCTCGGTGACCCGGCTGACCGGCTACACGGTGCGCGAATGCATGGAGATGCAACGCTTCCCGGTCCCATTGGCCGCCTTGGAAGAGCGCAGCAAGCTGAGTGCGGCGGTGGATACCGCGCTGACCGGAACAGCCGGGCAGGATTTCGAGTTCCGCGCCATGCAGCGCGACGGCAAGACCTTTTGGGCTTCCATGAGTTGGCAGCCCATCTACGACGCCCAGGCCAACTACCTCGGCATACGCGCCTCGATCAACGACAACAGCCAGTTCAAGGAAGACCGGCTGGCACTGAAACGGGCGGTCTACGAGCTACAGCAATCGCAGGCACTCAACCAGATCTATCTATCGCGCGCGGAAGGCGAACGCGCCCGGCTGACCGCCTTGCTGTCGGCCATGCGCTTCGGCGTGCTGTTCGTGGATAACGACAATATCGTCATCTTCCACAATCCCGCCTTCAAGACGCTCTGGCTGATCGACGACAGCACGCCCATTATCGACAAACCGATAGGCCAGGTGCTGCAGACGGCGCTGAACCGGCCCGCCCACTACGATTTCGCCACGCATCTGGAAGCGAGCGAGGCAATGGCCACCATGGATGTCTACCCGGGCGACCTATCCATGAACGACGGCCGCATCGTGACCCAGCATTGCTATTCGGTACGCGACGAGACCGGCATCTACACCGGCAGGCTGTGGGTCTACGAGGATGTCACCCAGGAGCATATCCTCAACGAGCGCATGGTCTTCCTGGCGGAGCGCGATGCCCTGACCGGCTTGTATAACCGGCATGCCTTCCAGGAGCAGCTGGCGGCCATGCTGACGGAGGCGGAGCGCAACCAGGAAGGCTTGGCGGTACTGTATTTCGACCTGGACGAGTTCAAGTACGTCAACGACACCTTTGGCCACGGTGCCGGCGACGAACTGCTGAAACGGGTGGCGCAGGATATTTCCGCCCAGGTACGCCGCAACGAATTCTTCGCCCGCCTGGGGGGCGACGAGTTCGCCATCCTGGTCCCCAGCTGCGACGAAGCCGAGGCCAGCCATCTGGCGGCCCGTATCGTGGCCTCGGTCTCCAGCATCCAGCTCAATGTCGACAACCAGCCGCTACGGCTTTCGTCCAGCCTGGGGGTGGCCTTGTACCCGCTGCATGCCGAGCAGGCGGAGGAGCTGGTGGCCCATGCCGATACCGCCATGTACCACGCCAAGAGCGCCGGCAAGGCCACTTGGCGCATGTACCAGGCCGAGCGCGACGCCTCGCGCGAAATCGTCAACCGGCTGACCTGGAACGAACGCATCCAGCAAGCACTGGAAAACGACGGCTTCGTGCTGTACTTCCAGGGCATCTACGAAGCCAGGACGCTGGAGGTCGCGCATCTGGAGGCGCTGGTGCGGATGAAGGACCCCAACAACCCCGGCCAGATCATCCCGCCCGGCCATTTCATCCCGCATGCCGAGAAAAGCGGCAAGATCCTCGATATCGACCGCTGGGTCCTCGGCGAAACCATCCGCTTGCTGGCGGCCAATCCGGCCATGCCGTCGGTGGCGGTCAATATCTCCGGCCGCAGCTTCGACGAAACCAGCCTGCCCAACTTCATCAGCGATATGTTGTGCGACTACGATGTCCCGCCGGAACGGCTGATGGTGGAGTTGACCGAAACCGCGGCGGTCAGCGATATGCGCGATGCGCAGCGATTTATCGAAGCGCTGCGGGCCACCGGCTGCACCGTCTGCCTGGACGACTTCGGCGCCGGCTTTTCCTCCTTCGCCTATCTCAAACATCTCAAGGCGCATGTGCTGAAGATAGACGGCCTGTTTATCCGCGACCTGCCGCGCGACCACGATAGCCAGGTGTTCGTGAAGGGCATGGCGGCCATCGCCCGCGACATGGGCAAGAAGACCGTGGCGGAATTCGTCGAGAACGAAGAGACCTTGCTGATGCTGGTGGAGTTTGGCGTGGATATGGTGCAGGGCTACTACCTGGACAAACCTAGCCCCGACCACCCGGCGCTGAGGGCCGGGGGTTCGATGGTTGCACAACGCTAA
- the murU gene encoding N-acetylmuramate alpha-1-phosphate uridylyltransferase MurU, whose product MRAMILAAGRGERMRPLTDTTPKPLLDVGGTPLIGWHLKRLAAAGVREVVINHAWLGEQIEAALGNGADYGVSIAYSAEGTALETAGGIAKALPLLGTAPFLLLSGDIFSDYPYEKLLAQAKALADDDSRSGHLVLAPTERYQLDFDLSPQGLVTAAGQPRYTYANLAVLKPAMLASVQQGQAARLGPILHEFARQGRISGEVHQGLWLNVGTPADLEDARAVCRPN is encoded by the coding sequence ATGCGGGCCATGATCCTGGCCGCCGGGCGCGGCGAGCGGATGCGTCCCTTGACGGATACCACCCCCAAGCCCTTGCTGGATGTGGGCGGGACGCCGCTGATCGGCTGGCATCTGAAGCGCTTGGCCGCCGCCGGGGTGCGCGAGGTGGTGATCAATCACGCCTGGTTGGGCGAGCAAATCGAAGCGGCGCTCGGCAATGGCGCGGATTACGGGGTGAGCATCGCCTATTCGGCCGAGGGCACCGCACTGGAGACTGCCGGCGGCATCGCCAAGGCTTTACCCCTGCTGGGTACCGCGCCTTTCCTGCTACTGTCGGGCGATATCTTCAGTGACTACCCCTATGAAAAACTGCTGGCCCAGGCAAAGGCACTGGCCGATGACGATAGCCGCAGCGGCCATCTGGTGCTGGCGCCGACCGAGCGTTACCAACTTGATTTCGATCTGTCGCCCCAGGGTCTGGTCACTGCCGCAGGGCAACCCCGTTATACCTATGCCAATCTGGCCGTGCTGAAGCCCGCCATGCTGGCTTCGGTGCAGCAGGGACAGGCGGCCAGGCTCGGGCCGATATTGCATGAGTTTGCCCGGCAGGGACGGATCAGCGGAGAAGTCCATCAGGGCTTGTGGCTCAATGTCGGGACGCCGGCCGACCTGGAAGACGCGCGCGCCGTCTGTCGCCCAAACTGA
- a CDS encoding DUF5615 family PIN-like protein yields MKLLIDMNLSPKWVGVLAEAGLEAMHWTALGPANAPDPEIMAYAKSYDFIVVTNDLDFGTILSATQGDKPSVVQIRSVDLNPDAIGHFVITALKQMEAELLEGALLTIDTNRTRMRLLPLGRK; encoded by the coding sequence ATGAAACTGCTCATCGACATGAATCTCTCACCCAAATGGGTTGGCGTTCTTGCCGAGGCCGGTTTAGAAGCGATGCACTGGACAGCGCTTGGCCCCGCCAATGCGCCAGACCCGGAAATCATGGCCTATGCCAAATCATATGATTTCATCGTTGTTACAAATGATTTGGACTTCGGTACGATTCTCTCCGCCACTCAAGGCGACAAGCCCAGTGTCGTGCAAATTCGCTCGGTGGATCTCAATCCGGACGCTATCGGTCATTTCGTCATTACGGCGCTGAAGCAAATGGAAGCTGAATTACTCGAAGGCGCCTTGCTTACCATCGATACCAACCGTACACGCATGCGCCTCCTCCCCTTAGGTAGGAAGTAA
- a CDS encoding putative bifunctional diguanylate cyclase/phosphodiesterase, translating to MRTDSLSFRIVVFFFSLLAVVLLATFVLVSVANLRISRETAAHELLTGERVFRRLLEQNGSQLTLGAQVLARDFGFRDAIATGETDTIVDALRNHGGRIGADLVMLSDLNDRIQADTVRPERTGQPYPFRRLLAKAGAQGGASGIERIDGRLYQLVAVPVRAPATIGWITMGFEINDGTAADLRSLAGLQVSFLGHGRSGWVMLASTLLPEQRAGLTEQLSPEQSASRLVLAGEDYQTRLFQLGDSPEGPIYALLARSLMEALAPFYQLQGTLIVLALIALAVCLLAGTRIARRITDPLRALSRVAERIQQGDYQQQIDRKNSSEIGRLAGSLAHMQAAIGERENRISKLAYEDPLTGLPNRVRFNQLLAEAIEAAARQGSALTVLLVNLDRFQQINDTLGHPMGDRVLAEVGSRLRSSVRQEDSVARLSGDDFALLLPGVRVADAPATLERIHRMFDRRFVLENRPLDLRAGMGAAGFPDHADNAIDLIRSADLAMYRAKRTGERHIIYDPGMQTFREEHLSLLGDLQQAVEHNQLTLYYQPKVNLATGRADEAEALVRWIHPDKGFIPPGEFVPFAEQTGYIREVTRWVLAHAIATAGAWALAGRPVKLSVNLATRDLLDRDLPSLVAELLEQASLSPDYLCLEITESGLMADPAKALAVLQQLRAMGLSIAIDDYGTGYSSLAYIRRLPVTELKIDRAFMIELVHNDSDRQIVRSTVELGHRLGLKVVAEGVEDHATVALLRAMGCDQVQGYVFAKPMPAEDFIRWREALDARNLSADALSPSP from the coding sequence TTGCGTACCGACAGCCTGTCCTTTCGCATCGTTGTCTTCTTCTTCAGCTTGCTGGCGGTGGTGCTGCTTGCGACCTTTGTACTGGTCAGCGTCGCCAACCTGCGCATCTCGCGCGAGACGGCGGCGCACGAACTGCTGACCGGCGAACGGGTTTTCCGGCGGCTGCTGGAACAGAACGGCAGCCAACTGACCCTGGGCGCGCAGGTCCTGGCCAGGGATTTCGGCTTTCGCGACGCCATTGCCACGGGCGAAACCGACACCATCGTCGATGCCCTGAGAAACCATGGCGGCCGTATCGGCGCCGACCTGGTGATGTTGTCCGATCTGAATGACCGCATCCAGGCGGATACCGTCAGGCCGGAACGGACCGGCCAGCCCTACCCGTTCCGCCGCCTGCTGGCGAAGGCCGGCGCGCAGGGCGGCGCCAGCGGTATCGAGCGGATCGACGGCCGGCTCTACCAGCTGGTGGCGGTGCCGGTGCGCGCACCCGCCACCATAGGCTGGATCACCATGGGCTTCGAAATCAACGACGGGACGGCAGCCGACCTGCGCTCGCTTGCCGGCTTGCAAGTCTCCTTCCTGGGCCACGGCCGCAGCGGCTGGGTCATGCTGGCGTCCACCCTGCTGCCGGAACAGCGCGCCGGCCTGACCGAACAGCTCAGCCCGGAGCAAAGCGCCAGCCGGCTGGTGCTGGCCGGCGAGGATTATCAGACCCGCCTATTCCAACTGGGCGATAGCCCGGAAGGCCCTATCTATGCCTTGCTTGCCCGCTCCCTGATGGAAGCGCTGGCGCCCTTTTATCAACTGCAGGGCACCCTGATCGTGCTGGCCCTGATCGCCTTGGCGGTCTGTCTGCTGGCCGGTACACGTATCGCCCGCCGCATCACCGATCCGCTCCGTGCCTTGTCCCGGGTGGCCGAGCGTATCCAGCAAGGCGACTACCAGCAGCAAATCGACCGCAAGAACAGCAGCGAGATCGGCCGGCTGGCCGGCAGCCTGGCCCATATGCAGGCCGCGATCGGCGAACGCGAAAACCGCATCAGCAAGCTGGCCTATGAAGACCCGTTGACCGGCCTGCCCAACCGGGTACGCTTCAACCAGCTGCTGGCCGAAGCGATAGAGGCGGCCGCCCGGCAAGGCAGCGCCCTGACCGTGCTACTGGTCAACCTGGACCGCTTCCAGCAGATCAACGACACGCTGGGCCATCCCATGGGCGACAGGGTCCTGGCCGAGGTGGGATCGCGCCTGCGCTCGTCCGTGCGGCAGGAGGACAGCGTGGCGCGCTTGTCCGGCGACGACTTCGCGCTCTTGTTGCCGGGCGTTCGGGTGGCCGATGCTCCAGCGACCCTGGAACGTATCCATCGTATGTTCGACCGCCGCTTCGTGCTGGAGAACCGCCCGCTGGATCTCCGTGCCGGCATGGGCGCGGCCGGTTTTCCCGACCATGCCGACAATGCCATCGACCTGATCCGTAGCGCCGACCTGGCCATGTACCGGGCCAAGCGGACCGGCGAGCGGCATATCATCTACGACCCGGGCATGCAGACCTTCCGCGAGGAGCATCTTTCGCTGCTGGGCGATCTGCAGCAGGCGGTCGAGCACAATCAGCTGACCCTGTACTACCAACCCAAGGTCAACCTGGCCACCGGCCGCGCCGACGAAGCCGAGGCACTGGTGCGCTGGATCCACCCCGACAAGGGCTTTATCCCGCCCGGCGAGTTCGTGCCCTTCGCCGAGCAGACCGGCTATATCCGCGAAGTCACCCGCTGGGTGCTGGCGCACGCCATCGCCACGGCCGGCGCCTGGGCGCTGGCCGGCCGGCCGGTCAAGCTGTCGGTCAACCTGGCCACCCGTGACCTGCTGGACCGGGACTTGCCCTCCCTGGTGGCGGAGCTGTTGGAACAGGCGTCGCTGTCGCCCGATTACCTGTGCCTGGAAATCACCGAAAGCGGCTTGATGGCCGATCCCGCCAAAGCCCTGGCGGTGCTGCAGCAATTGCGGGCAATGGGTTTGTCCATCGCCATCGACGACTATGGCACCGGCTACTCCTCGCTCGCCTATATCCGCCGCCTGCCGGTGACCGAACTGAAGATAGACCGGGCCTTTATGATCGAGCTGGTGCATAACGACAGCGATAGGCAGATCGTCCGTTCCACCGTGGAACTGGGTCACCGCCTGGGCCTCAAGGTCGTGGCCGAAGGCGTGGAGGATCACGCCACCGTGGCGCTGCTGCGCGCAATGGGTTGTGACCAGGTGCAAGGCTATGTATTTGCCAAACCCATGCCGGCCGAGGACTTTATCCGTTGGCGCGAAGCGCTCGATGCCCGCAATTTATCGGCCGATGCCTTATCGCCATCTCCGTAG
- a CDS encoding phosphate/phosphite/phosphonate ABC transporter substrate-binding protein, with protein sequence MYRGLCLLVLLVAGIVAEAAGREVRIGLEPYFTPRLLISSFQPMRLALEKALGQPVVLLTAPDYRQFVRRIEAQEFDIVVIGPHTARYAEQQAAYIPSLIGRSRLAGLIVVKRDGGPRLASELGERTVAMPDPLTATAMLGEEWLKKQGLKPALRYYDFHNAAAMAVMHGDAQAAIVNKTAFANMPPDIRDGLRVLAETRSLPHMVLLASGQLEPGRRKLYIDEVAKFVNSKEHGESFAGRIGFSGADPLKEGDLTAVEPFVAELKRRLRSE encoded by the coding sequence ATGTACAGAGGGCTGTGCCTACTGGTGCTGCTGGTAGCCGGCATCGTTGCCGAGGCCGCCGGGCGGGAAGTGCGCATCGGCCTGGAACCGTATTTCACGCCGCGCCTGCTGATCTCCAGCTTCCAACCCATGCGCTTGGCACTCGAAAAAGCCCTGGGACAGCCTGTCGTCTTGCTGACCGCACCGGATTACCGCCAATTCGTACGGCGTATCGAAGCGCAGGAGTTCGACATTGTCGTGATCGGCCCCCACACCGCCCGCTATGCCGAGCAGCAGGCCGCCTACATCCCTTCCCTGATCGGACGCAGCCGCTTGGCCGGCCTGATCGTGGTCAAACGGGATGGCGGACCCAGGCTGGCCAGTGAGCTGGGTGAGCGCACCGTTGCCATGCCCGATCCCTTGACCGCCACCGCCATGCTGGGCGAAGAGTGGCTGAAAAAGCAGGGGCTCAAGCCCGCGCTGCGCTATTACGATTTCCACAATGCCGCCGCCATGGCCGTGATGCACGGCGATGCCCAGGCCGCCATCGTCAACAAGACCGCCTTCGCCAACATGCCGCCCGATATCCGCGATGGCCTGCGGGTCCTGGCGGAAACACGCTCGCTTCCCCATATGGTGCTGCTGGCCAGTGGCCAACTCGAACCAGGCAGACGCAAGCTTTATATCGACGAAGTGGCCAAGTTCGTCAATTCAAAGGAGCATGGTGAAAGCTTCGCCGGCAGGATAGGCTTCTCCGGGGCGGATCCGCTCAAGGAAGGAGACCTCACGGCGGTGGAACCCTTTGTCGCCGAACTGAAACGCCGACTGCGATCGGAATAG
- the ltaE gene encoding low-specificity L-threonine aldolase has translation MSYPQAATGPVLYDFRSDTVTRPGAAMRAAMAAAEVGDDVWGDDPTVLRLQAVAAEMLGYEAGLFVPSGTQSNLIGLLAHCQRGDEYLVGQDAHTYKYEGGGAAVLGSIQPQPIENAADGTIPLEKLKKALKPDDAHFARTRLLALENTTGGKVLPTDYVRAATDWAHGAGLATHLDGARLFNAAVARQVAPAEIARGFDSVSICLSKGLGAPVGSVLLGSHVLIAQGKRWRKMLGGGMRQAGILAAAGLYALDRHIDRLADDHANASRLADGLSRLPGLTVESQTNMVFVQVAAEHAADFAAYLATQGLLVSSVGSAQRWVTHLDVDTVAVDAALAIAARFFDGR, from the coding sequence ATGAGCTACCCACAAGCCGCTACCGGCCCCGTTCTCTACGATTTCCGTTCCGATACCGTTACCCGCCCTGGCGCCGCGATGCGCGCGGCGATGGCGGCGGCCGAGGTGGGGGACGATGTATGGGGGGACGATCCCACGGTCTTGCGCCTCCAGGCGGTGGCTGCCGAGATGCTGGGATATGAGGCGGGCCTGTTCGTGCCTTCCGGTACGCAAAGCAATCTGATCGGCTTGCTGGCCCATTGCCAGCGCGGCGACGAATACCTGGTCGGTCAGGATGCCCATACCTACAAGTACGAGGGTGGCGGCGCGGCCGTGCTGGGCAGCATCCAGCCACAGCCCATCGAAAACGCCGCCGACGGCACCATTCCGCTGGAAAAATTAAAGAAGGCCCTCAAGCCGGACGATGCCCACTTCGCCCGCACCCGCTTGCTGGCGCTGGAAAACACCACCGGCGGCAAGGTATTGCCGACGGATTATGTGCGGGCAGCGACCGATTGGGCCCATGGCGCCGGTCTGGCTACCCATCTGGATGGCGCCCGCTTATTCAACGCGGCGGTCGCACGGCAGGTCGCGCCGGCCGAGATCGCGCGCGGCTTCGATTCGGTGTCCATCTGTCTGTCCAAGGGCTTGGGTGCCCCGGTCGGTTCGGTGCTGCTGGGCAGCCACGTCTTGATCGCGCAGGGCAAGCGCTGGCGCAAGATGCTGGGTGGCGGCATGCGCCAGGCCGGTATCCTTGCTGCCGCCGGCCTCTACGCCCTGGACCGGCATATCGACCGCCTGGCCGACGACCACGCCAATGCCAGCCGGCTGGCCGACGGCCTGTCCCGTTTGCCGGGGCTGACCGTGGAAAGCCAGACCAATATGGTGTTCGTCCAGGTAGCGGCCGAACATGCCGCCGATTTCGCCGCCTATCTTGCCACGCAAGGGCTGCTGGTCAGCAGCGTGGGCAGCGCCCAGCGCTGGGTGACCCACCTGGACGTCGATACCGTGGCGGTGGACGCCGCGCTGGCCATTGCGGCACGCTTCTTCGATGGCCGTTGA
- a CDS encoding DUF433 domain-containing protein has protein sequence MHLFDRITQQAEMMGGKACIRGMRVTVSMVLGQIAAGHTVEQILADYPYLEHEDIIQAVRYAAWRAEEREVEWIAA, from the coding sequence ATGCATCTATTTGATCGTATTACCCAGCAAGCTGAAATGATGGGCGGCAAAGCATGCATCCGAGGCATGCGCGTAACGGTCAGCATGGTGTTAGGACAAATTGCCGCAGGTCATACCGTCGAGCAGATTCTCGCCGACTACCCCTACCTGGAACACGAAGACATCATACAAGCCGTGCGCTACGCTGCTTGGCGAGCCGAAGAACGTGAGGTGGAGTGGATCGCAGCATGA
- the argA gene encoding amino-acid N-acetyltransferase translates to MPDIGSPEFIFWFRQAAPYIHAFRNRTFVVAFGGDLVRDGDFGSLAHDLNTLVSLGVNLVLVHGARPQINARLQEAGLPCRFERGVRITERESISQVLQSIGQVRFEIEAGLSMGLANSPMANADIRVAGGNFVTAQPMGVREGEDMQYSGEVRKLDVAAMRDRLEFGETILLSPVGYSPTGEVFNLTLEDVATTAAVALQADKLIFLLDQPGVVDEDGQLHNELTAAEAEKFVREEVRVSDDIDFFLPCCIKAVRHGVARAHLISRHLDGGLLTELFTHEGIGTMISREPLETMRRAQIDDIGGILALIEPLEEQGVLVKRSRELLEREIERFAVLEHDRKIIGCVGLHTFEEGEIAELAGLAVHPDYRDGGRGEALMKYVEREARRLKIKQLFVLTTRTAHWFVERGFKPAEIDVLPMKKKTLYNWQRRSKVFIKSV, encoded by the coding sequence ATGCCCGATATCGGCTCCCCCGAATTCATTTTCTGGTTCCGCCAAGCCGCGCCCTATATCCACGCCTTCCGCAATCGCACCTTCGTGGTGGCCTTCGGCGGCGACCTGGTGCGCGATGGCGACTTCGGCTCGCTGGCGCATGACCTCAATACCCTGGTCAGCCTGGGCGTCAACCTGGTGCTGGTGCATGGTGCGCGGCCGCAGATCAATGCCCGCCTGCAGGAGGCCGGCCTGCCCTGCCGCTTCGAGCGCGGCGTGCGCATCACCGAACGGGAATCGATCAGCCAGGTCCTGCAATCCATCGGCCAGGTCCGTTTCGAGATCGAGGCCGGCCTGTCCATGGGCCTGGCGAACTCGCCCATGGCCAATGCCGATATCCGCGTGGCGGGCGGCAATTTCGTCACCGCCCAGCCCATGGGCGTGCGCGAAGGCGAAGATATGCAATACAGCGGCGAGGTACGCAAGCTCGATGTGGCGGCCATGCGCGACCGCCTGGAATTCGGCGAAACCATCCTGCTGTCGCCGGTGGGTTATTCGCCTACCGGCGAGGTATTCAACCTCACCCTGGAGGACGTCGCCACCACCGCGGCCGTGGCCTTGCAGGCGGACAAGCTGATCTTTCTGCTCGACCAGCCCGGCGTGGTGGACGAGGACGGCCAACTGCACAACGAACTGACCGCGGCGGAAGCGGAGAAATTCGTCCGCGAGGAAGTCCGCGTCAGCGACGACATCGATTTCTTCCTGCCTTGCTGCATCAAGGCGGTACGCCATGGCGTCGCGCGCGCCCATCTGATTTCGCGGCATCTTGACGGTGGCCTGCTCACCGAACTGTTCACCCACGAGGGCATCGGCACGATGATCTCGCGCGAACCGCTGGAAACCATGCGGCGCGCGCAGATCGACGATATCGGCGGCATTCTGGCGCTGATCGAGCCGCTGGAGGAACAAGGCGTACTGGTCAAGCGCAGCCGCGAACTGCTGGAGCGCGAGATCGAACGTTTCGCCGTGCTGGAGCACGACCGCAAGATCATTGGCTGCGTGGGCCTGCATACTTTTGAAGAAGGCGAAATCGCCGAACTGGCCGGCCTGGCCGTCCACCCGGACTACCGCGACGGCGGCCGCGGCGAAGCCTTGATGAAATATGTCGAGCGCGAAGCGCGCCGCCTGAAAATCAAGCAACTGTTCGTGCTGACCACCCGTACCGCGCATTGGTTCGTGGAACGCGGCTTCAAGCCGGCCGAGATCGATGTACTGCCGATGAAGAAAAAGACGCTGTACAACTGGCAGCGCCGGTCGAAGGTATTCATCAAATCCGTGTAG
- a CDS encoding methylamine utilization protein: MSAAWRALCALLALYPVLAHANDIGISVTDPAGQPLPDVAVHAKPLSAPPPRLKPGSAIIDQVNKEFTPLVSVVQVGTLISFPNKDSIRHNIYSFSPAKPLRLPLYSGTPAEPVLFDKPGQVVLGCNIHDWMIGYVLVVDSPWFGKTDSKGQLNLAELPNGEYELEIWHPYQSPASPAQKIKLAPGAPAQFSFRLKLAPAPERQRGHY, from the coding sequence ATGAGCGCCGCGTGGCGCGCCCTGTGCGCGTTACTCGCCCTCTACCCCGTCCTGGCCCACGCCAACGATATCGGCATCAGCGTGACCGATCCGGCCGGACAGCCTTTGCCGGACGTAGCGGTCCACGCCAAGCCGTTGTCCGCGCCGCCGCCCAGGCTCAAGCCCGGCAGCGCCATCATCGACCAGGTCAATAAGGAATTCACGCCGCTGGTGAGCGTGGTCCAGGTCGGCACGCTGATCAGTTTCCCCAACAAGGACAGCATTCGCCACAACATCTATTCCTTCTCGCCGGCCAAGCCGCTCAGGCTACCGCTGTACTCCGGTACCCCGGCGGAGCCGGTGCTGTTCGACAAGCCCGGCCAGGTCGTGCTGGGCTGCAATATCCACGACTGGATGATCGGCTATGTGCTGGTGGTGGACAGCCCCTGGTTCGGCAAGACCGACAGCAAGGGCCAGCTCAACTTGGCGGAACTGCCCAACGGCGAGTATGAACTGGAGATCTGGCATCCCTATCAATCGCCAGCCAGCCCCGCCCAGAAGATCAAGCTGGCGCCAGGAGCGCCTGCCCAGTTCAGCTTTCGCCTGAAGCTGGCACCCGCGCCGGAACGCCAGCGCGGCCATTATTGA